A window of Methanobrevibacter sp. genomic DNA:
ATTCTTATAATCTAGAATCCGGTTCTCAGGATTCTGATATCTTAGAAACTGAAGTTGCTAGTGAGCAATTCAGTGATGATGAAATTGATGACGGTGACGATTCTGGAGATGGAGGTGCAGATTCTCCTGGTGACGGTTCTGGTGATGGAGGTGCAGATCCTTCTATAGATAATCCGGATGAGAATACAGAATTAAATAGCACTGATTTGACTGTTGTCAACTCCAATGTGATATATGGCCAGAATCTTGAGGTTGTCTTAAGTTCCAATGACAATTCTTTAGCCGATCAAAACATAACTTTTGAAATCAATGGCACAAATCATACAGCTCTTACGGATTCAAGTGGGAAAGCAGCTTGTGAAATATCATTGGTGCCAGGTGCATATGACATAACCGTCTATTATCTTGGAAATGATCAATATGCCCCATCCAGCAAAACATTCACAATCAATGTCTTGAAAATTACTCCAGTATTTACAGTATCAGCTACTGAAGTAATGAAAGGATATTATCTTTATGTTTATCTTAAGGATGCTAAGGGCAATCCTATAAATGGCGTTAATGTAACAATAGACATTGGAGGCAATAAGTACTCTATCACAACCTCTAATGGAAAAGCAGGCCTTAAAATTAAATTGGATCCAAAAAAATATGCTGTGAAATTGTCTTATGATGGAAATGAGATTCATGCTCCTGCAAGCAAATCATTTAATTTGAATGTGGTGAAAAATCAGCCTTACTTCAAGTATAATTCCAAGATTTCCACACTCAATTATTTAACAGTATATTTGAAGGACGGCGCCTACAAGCCAATTGCAAACAAGAAGATCACAATCAAGATAGGTAGCACTAAATACACTAGAACTACTGATTCCAATGGAAGAGCACGTGTTTATGTTAAAAAGCTCCCAGGAAAGTACAAGGTAAAGCTTTACTATAAAGGAAATGCGATTTACTCAGCTGTTTCAAAATCATATACCTTCAAGGTAGTAAAGAAAGCTACAGCATTCACTGTTAAAAACACTACTGTTGTAAAAGGAAAATATCTCTATGTCTACCTTAAGGATGCAAATGGTAAAGCCCTCAAGAATAAAAAAGTCACTATTTGTCTTAACGGCAAGAAATATGTGAAAACCACTAATTCTAATGGCAGGGTTTCATTAAAAGTCAGCTTAAAAGCAGGCAGTTATAAAGTAAAATTATACTATTCAGGCAGCAAGTA
This region includes:
- a CDS encoding Ig-like domain repeat protein, with translation MTILVLLLVFAILSISSVSANDVENNLAIDENSLTSSDEVSLDDSYNLESGSQDSDILETEVASEQFSDDEIDDGDDSGDGGADSPGDGSGDGGADPSIDNPDENTELNSTDLTVVNSNVIYGQNLEVVLSSNDNSLADQNITFEINGTNHTALTDSSGKAACEISLVPGAYDITVYYLGNDQYAPSSKTFTINVLKITPVFTVSATEVMKGYYLYVYLKDAKGNPINGVNVTIDIGGNKYSITTSNGKAGLKIKLDPKKYAVKLSYDGNEIHAPASKSFNLNVVKNQPYFKYNSKISTLNYLTVYLKDGAYKPIANKKITIKIGSTKYTRTTDSNGRARVYVKKLPGKYKVKLYYKGNAIYSAVSKSYTFKVVKKATAFTVKNTTVVKGKYLYVYLKDANGKALKNKKVTICLNGKKYVKTTNSNGRVSLKVSLKAGSYKVKLYYSGSKYYKAKSKSLTMKVVKSTSVYKSANGCIWLWNSLKNEVNFKTLKNNGIKNIFISYVAVESSDFDAWLNEANSYGMKVHIWMQAFYDKKWINPILSDGSVNNTLLNKIAKNAESYAKIKGVSGVHLDYIRFPGTAYKYKNGEKAVSELARKVSESVKQVNSSMVVSCSVMGESLYSNSYYYGQNLTKLSQYVDVIVPMLYKGNYGQSSSWIKTQTASYVKAVGSNAKIWVGLQSYKSDDDLTKLSISALSQDAANAIKGGANGIALFRYGLTNFINMTRIIA